The genomic stretch ttaattatttttaattatttttcagcGAGTTATCGGGCAAAGGGTTGCAAGATTTCCACGTGGTGGCGACCATCGGCAACGGAGCTTTCGGATTGGTTGATCTTGTCACCCTGGCGACCAATCAGAACTGCGCATTCGCTGTTAAGGTAATTCCCGCTTATCGGTGGCAATAATAAAGCActggtgacgtcatgttttGTAGAAAATGTCAAATCAAGAAATCGTTTCAAACGACCAGCAAAACCACGTGACACAAGAGAAAGAAATAcagtttgtgacgtcacaagagtGTCCATTTATTGCGTCACTATACACATCGTTTAAAgacaaaaggtaaaaatacttCTAGAATTTTTCGACAATCTCATTAAATGCCGTCATAAAGAATGTTTGTGAGCAAACAATGACAATTTGTTTGCTCACCAAACATTATTGTTCCTGGAATGGCTGGTACAATGTTCATTATGACGTCGAACAATTAAACTTCACGAATATTGCGACTTACATTGTTACGCAACAATCGAACCAATCACCAGTGAAGAATCCATGCGTTTGTCACGTAACAATAGTGAACAATGCTGTCATTTGCGTCACAGATGCGTTTATGATGCACACGCCCGAATCTTCTAATATTTCTCTATAGTgacgttttaaaattatttatgacgtaataaacagCCCATTGTTACGACTATTGTGTTTGAACAGGTACGTTTATTTCGTCATGGAATATTGCGCCGGCGGggaattatttaaattgatgacgtcagcaAAATCATTCGACCGGAAAGCAGCGAGATTCTACGCAGGTTGCGTCATAGAAGCTTTATCGTATTTACATTCAGGAAACATCGTGTATCGCGATTTGAAGGTAATGCATTATtttgacgtaacaatatacgttcatacgtcataataatCTGTTATACACTTTGGACGCAATATAAAAACGTCTCTATTACTTCGTgctactttttaatatataccCTCTACCTCCACCATGCGGTTACAAATTACAGCCGGAGAACCTGGTTCTTGATGGAAGAggttattgtaaacttaccgACTTTGGATTCGCAAAGAAATTATCGAAAAGATCTGGATTGAAAACTTTCACTTTCTGTGGGACTCCCGAATGCATGGCCCCTGAAGCTATACTGTATAAAGGTGGGGGCGATGAGGTTgtgtaatgaataaatgtaacttccttgcatggtgggccaatgacagtcgttataacatgaacgttctgttttaaaacttcgtgcccgcttacaagttaccacgtatgtaacttttttatcctcgcatggcgagcGATAAAAGAACGATTTTGCAACATTTATCCATGGCACACATTTGCAGTAAAGCAGCATTTCGTGCAcggtattaaaaatattacagagGATAATTCTAAAAGCAGATATCACTTGGAACTAAAATAGGAGGCAGTTAAATACAACCATgcagtttaaaaagttgtataGTCATCCTGCATGGCGGGGCACTGACagtcttataacacgggtgtactgtTGCAAACttctcatgcctgcttacaaattaccgCGTTTGTAAAGTTGTGGGTGATGGTGTTTTtctatgactgacaatttaaacaacccattgaTAAGTGACtacttggttgaagcaattgtcaaAAGTTCTCTTGCCCAAGACCACATATGCTCAATTCGTAGGTACATTTGTGCAGTGTATGTAGATTTTACGTTGAATACTCAACAGTCACCATGCTTATGAATTTCAcaagtttaatgttaaaatagaaatctcACGAAAATTATTCGTCCCCAGGCCATTCGTTTCCGGTTGATCTTTGGTCGCTAGGTGTCTTCATTTACGAGATCGTTGTAGGGAAAGCCCCCTTCCGAAACCGCAACAAGGACGAGCTTGGTCAATCCATCCTGCGCGGTGTCGAGCCGAAGTTAATTGTGAGTGGATAATGGGTATTGTGTAACATCATTACTTAGAACTTAACatcatatagtactgtggggggagatgggacacctttagcacataatatccaaatatcctgatcgtgttttaaacaattaacaacggtctatgaaagtcgtgaggatacgtcatcataattctttgaatgttctttgtttactaccaaatatgacgaagaaatagaatgaaaaggtgtcccatcttcccccaccctactatatctgtaGCGTATGTTGGGTTTGCCACTTTTCAAATGACGCTCTTCCCCACacctttttatccatagcgtgttttaacgactgtcgattttCTTTGACTCTCGAATGATATGATAAGTAgataaagtttcatttatttacttgtTATAAGCCCTCTTACcaccactgtgccacagcgCTAAATAAACCGTCTCTATTGTTAAAGGGATATATTAGGTGGCATTCAAGTAACTTTGATACTCATTATGACTTGCCCATGCAAGTTATATGGACAGCAAGCCAACCAACATATTACTTAACATAACTAAATCTATGTCTTTGAATAccatagcgaagatcaaaccAATTGAAACAACGAGTATAAACATTGAAACATTGCAGGCGGCGAAAGAAGCCAAACgtattgatgacgtcacagtggctATTGTTCGTGAATTATGTCAAATGCGACCTGAAGATCGACTTGGTGCTGGAAGAATGGGcattcatgacgtcacaaagcatTGTTGGTTCGATGGCTTCGATTGGGAATTATTACGTCAGaggtaattatattttaatattcggattttcagccatacataaaaacaatcacccacaaagttacatacgtggtaactcgtaagcgggcacgaggtgtacgaaacagaacaccggtgttataacgactgtcattgccccgccatgcgaggatagataagttacatatgtggtaacttgtaaggcgagcacgagatgtatgaaacagaacatacgtgtaataactgttgttgccccaccatgtgaggataaataagttacattcattcgtttaaTATTGATGActtaactatgacgtcacaggaaAATGGAGTCGCCTTGGAAACCTCAACTCAACAGCGCCACCGACGTCCGATATTTtgatgtttataataaaactccCGCGAGTGTATCGGGGGAATTCCCTGGGTGGgatgaaactttttaaagttcaaaatatttgatttgtaAACTTTATGTTCTAGTTATACGTGGGTAGTTGTGTTGTTACTGTGCTGTGTATGTATCTTCATTTATTCTTCACAAAATAAAGACGGAATTTTAACTCACAGCCGCTGAGTAGTTTGGATAATTTCAGCTattgttttacaacaaaatatcatattaacaaaatattagtaTCTTGATGAAAGtcacaaacgcccacaatagtgGAAGCATCTGGTCCCGAACCCATGCACTCTGTGATATGGTAGCGAGAGTTTTAACCGCTAAGCCATGTGTCCAATAAAAAGGActagagttaaaatgtttgtaaaagaTATTTTGTCGCAAAATCCGAACCCCGAGGTTAAGATTGTCCATTGTAAGAATTTGAAAAGTATATCCTGGGCAACACATGAATAACTCGATGACGTTGAGAGTAAATGTAAAAGTGGTTGCTCTGTGGTTTGCGCCTCGATGTAATACCTCACTCGTTTAGAATAGAAATGATTTCAAAAGTAAATTCACGCTGGAAATAGAGTATCAAAATCGCGAATCATCGTGAACTTCGTTTGTTACGTCGCAATGCTGATCTGAAGCTGATTGGTCAGATTGCTCACGTGACCGACGACTCGCACCAGCTGATAACGCCTTGATTGCTCCGCGCATAAAACGCCTCTTCTACAAAGCTACCACGTTTCAGTTTAGATGAAGGTTCCAGACCAGGTTACAAGTTAAAAGGTTTTAACAAGTTTACTTGCAAGACTTGAGTTAAGTATTGTTctattacatttaattataataagtCATATTATTTACGAAACCTACATTATATCTTAACATATATTATAGCTATGTTTTACCAACGCTAGTAAAATAAACTATGAAGATTTTTACACCGGATTCTTAGGTTCGAAAGAGGATTTTTACCCCAAGCCTGGCTTTCGCTGTAAATATCaaagatatttttatgacTACCTGATAATAATAACCTGATAATAAAAGTTGGAAGACTGATAATAATAACGAGGCTCACTGAAATTTGTCTCGGTGCCCTTCCTTATCAAATGGTgtacaagacacttaacggcaatttcttaaacccagtggtcattaaagggttgtctgaattgtcagccatacagaaatgttatcacttacaaagtttcataaatggtaactcgtaaacgagcacgaggtgtatgaaacagaacacccgtgttttaacgactgtcgtttccccgccatgcgaggataaataagttacatacgcccattcatttatttttattacaacgatgtatttttatttaaatcggTTGAatcaaaagtttttgttttttctcaaTTTCAATAGAACGAAGATTCAATCGAAGTtcactttgttttaaagttttcaaatctttatttattttttcggcTCTTTTCATTTCCAATTCCTCTAGTCGTTGCAACGCAACAATCtcatttttcaatttctttaACTCTTTTTTCATTCGAGAAAATTTTgacgaaatattttgtttttttctttctacAGAAGTCACGTGATCGGCTTGTCGAATATATTCGAGCGTCTCCAATGTATTTTCGCTGCTGAATTGTGACGTTTGATTCATCAGTTGTGACGTATTATGCTgacatcgtgacgtcactatggGGTTACAATTTTGCGGTGCTTTATAAACAACTCGCTGTAGCGAAACACAGGGAAGGAGCTCGGTTTTGtaatattgtgacgtcaacaataaccttgaacgGGTTATCTTGCGCCCCCTGGTGTGAAGAAGATGTCGATGGGTTCCGGATGTTTCGGGACGGGAAGTGACGTCAGCAGAACATTCTTTCTTTTGCTGCGTCATATCCTTACTATAAACGAAACAAAACTTTG from Ciona intestinalis unplaced genomic scaffold, KH HT000357.1, whole genome shotgun sequence encodes the following:
- the LOC113474046 gene encoding cGMP-dependent protein kinase 2-like, which translates into the protein MRKLNKRGYDVTHRKHFASVVAELSGKGLQDFHVVATIGNGAFGLVDLVTLATNQNCAFAVKKMSNQEIVSNDQQNHVTQEKEIQFVTSQECPFIASLYTSFKDKRYVYFVMEYCAGGELFKLMTSAKSFDRKAARFYAGCVIEALSYLHSGNIVYRDLKPENLVLDGRGYCKLTDFGFAKKLSKRSGLKTFTFCGTPECMAPEAILYKGHSFPVDLWSLGVFIYEIVVGKAPFRNRNKDELGQSILRGVEPKLIAAKEAKRIDDVTVAIVRELCQMRPEDRLGAGRMGIHDVTKHCWFDGFDWELLRQRKMESPWKPQLNSATDVRYFDVYNKTPASVSGEFPGWDETF